One Cupriavidus basilensis genomic window carries:
- a CDS encoding alpha/beta fold hydrolase, with translation MNVPANAAVDAADLVLLHGLNNTPAVWRGVLDALPAHIRAHAPTLPALPDVDAIAEALLAQLPARFWLAGFSFGGYVAMAMLARAPERVLGLAMLCTTPQADTPAQNFGRRAAIMAAGSGDYVERAIKQGIAAFHPAHRDDVDLLCIRREMVAAYGASTFVAHSLASLMRPDRSTLLHDDLPLLWVAGSADPLYPPQAIAALRAAAGQGPLHVIEPAGHLVPLEQPVQLAAILSAWIDGAPCAAAENRRPEYRGTAPACPRTPRGSTS, from the coding sequence ATGAACGTTCCCGCGAACGCCGCAGTCGACGCAGCCGATCTCGTCCTGCTGCATGGGCTCAACAACACGCCGGCCGTCTGGCGTGGCGTGCTCGACGCCCTGCCGGCGCACATCCGGGCGCATGCGCCGACGCTCCCGGCCTTGCCCGACGTCGACGCCATCGCCGAGGCGTTGCTGGCCCAGTTACCTGCGCGCTTCTGGCTGGCCGGATTCTCGTTCGGTGGGTATGTCGCAATGGCCATGCTCGCGCGGGCGCCCGAACGCGTGCTGGGCCTGGCGATGCTTTGCACCACGCCGCAGGCCGATACGCCAGCGCAGAACTTCGGCCGCCGCGCCGCCATCATGGCCGCCGGATCGGGCGACTATGTGGAGCGCGCGATCAAGCAGGGCATCGCCGCATTCCACCCGGCTCACCGGGACGACGTCGACCTGCTGTGCATTCGCCGCGAGATGGTGGCCGCCTATGGCGCATCGACATTCGTCGCCCATTCGCTCGCCAGCCTGATGCGTCCCGACCGAAGCACGCTGCTGCACGACGACCTGCCGCTGCTGTGGGTGGCCGGCAGCGCCGACCCTCTCTACCCGCCGCAGGCGATCGCGGCGCTGAGAGCGGCCGCTGGGCAAGGGCCGTTGCACGTGATCGAGCCCGCGGGGCATCTGGTTCCACTGGAGCAACCCGTCCAGCTGGCGGCCATCTTGTCGGCATGGATCGACGGTGCCCCGTGCGCAGCGGCTGAAAATCGTCGACCTGAATATCG
- a CDS encoding alpha/beta fold hydrolase, whose translation MPDRIPDHEIAGDGELTLFLLHGAYGSRQYYRHEIATLVARGYRVVAWDAPGYGLSPLPSPYSIETAADACAALVRATGAARNVLIGHSMGGIIAPLAAVKLGRERVQGLVISATVGSFSAKSKEDQRVFLEERVAPLARGETLSAAAEPLLRTMLAPGSSGPLVDLVLEVAMQTRSETFVAAINAIVDYEGQPTLEHLRQLGMPVLAIAGEYDNVGRPEEMRKLAQNVGGEFVCVPGAAHYAWAEQPEVFNTALFDFLDLRVRRLS comes from the coding sequence ATGCCCGACCGCATACCCGACCATGAAATCGCCGGCGACGGCGAACTGACCCTGTTCCTGCTTCATGGCGCCTATGGTTCCCGCCAGTACTATCGCCATGAGATCGCGACGCTCGTCGCCCGCGGCTATCGGGTTGTCGCATGGGATGCGCCCGGCTACGGCCTCAGCCCGCTGCCGTCGCCTTACTCAATCGAGACGGCGGCCGACGCCTGCGCCGCGTTGGTCCGCGCGACAGGCGCCGCCAGGAATGTTCTGATCGGTCACAGCATGGGCGGCATCATCGCGCCGCTGGCGGCCGTCAAGCTCGGCAGGGAGCGCGTGCAAGGCCTGGTGATCTCGGCCACGGTTGGCTCGTTCTCGGCCAAGTCGAAGGAAGACCAGCGCGTCTTCCTGGAAGAGCGGGTCGCGCCGCTTGCGCGAGGCGAAACGCTTTCGGCAGCCGCAGAGCCGCTGCTGCGCACCATGCTCGCCCCCGGGTCCTCGGGGCCGCTCGTGGACCTGGTGCTCGAGGTGGCGATGCAAACGCGTAGCGAGACCTTCGTCGCCGCGATCAACGCCATCGTCGACTATGAGGGGCAGCCGACGCTGGAGCACCTCAGGCAACTCGGGATGCCGGTCCTTGCTATCGCCGGTGAGTACGACAACGTGGGACGCCCGGAGGAGATGCGCAAGCTGGCGCAGAACGTCGGCGGCGAGTTCGTCTGCGTGCCCGGCGCCGCGCATTACGCGTGGGCGGAACAGCCGGAGGTATTCAATACCGCGCTGTTCGACTTCCTCGACCTTCGCGTCCGCCGGCTGTCATGA
- a CDS encoding MarR family winged helix-turn-helix transcriptional regulator encodes MPTNKSLDLRSWHSTVLGRLARAYHASTNGFERYTGMPSTRWRLLFLIYSKGDCTQKDLTRQIGVDAGAITRQIKQLDLEGLVKRNAHPEDNRLTVVRLTETGAAEVERVLARRAVFLQVMMKGASADEIDAFLIMLDRIADNLDQPDVLHILDKT; translated from the coding sequence ATGCCAACAAACAAGAGCCTCGACCTTCGATCGTGGCATTCCACCGTGCTGGGCCGCCTTGCGCGCGCGTATCACGCCTCGACCAACGGCTTCGAGCGGTATACCGGCATGCCCAGCACGCGCTGGCGCCTGCTGTTTCTCATCTACAGCAAGGGCGACTGTACGCAGAAGGATCTGACGCGGCAGATCGGTGTGGACGCCGGCGCAATTACGCGCCAGATCAAGCAGCTCGACTTGGAGGGGCTGGTCAAGCGCAATGCGCATCCCGAGGACAACCGCCTCACCGTCGTCAGGCTGACCGAGACCGGCGCCGCGGAAGTGGAGCGCGTTCTCGCCCGGCGTGCCGTGTTTCTGCAGGTCATGATGAAAGGCGCTTCCGCCGATGAAATCGATGCCTTCCTGATCATGCTGGATCGCATCGCCGACAACCTGGATCAGCCGGACGTCCTCCATATTCTCGACAAGACGTAG
- a CDS encoding porin: MFKLTRAAALAALCGAPAIATAQGSMQIGGQLKLGLDMTSISGAAQPGGTAAHAYRESNNTSFWFIDGKEQLAPGLKALYHLEWDFAADTGVQGSGRAFYVGFDEERFGRLQLGRQTVYFSHHWFINDTHGAFDAAPNAANSLNVLGTINGAYFAGNYLNNTVRYELPNLGGFSGMASYSFDAEQPGNGRNHTWYLSPTYTNGGFKAGYFHMQRSSQGTLPLQTVGSLDQMGDKLAIGYTWNGLRLGVVVDRNQVKNTTSDSRQYRFAYAVPLGYSFGPHLVQLTWGQAFSVHQDGRTLDDTGAKMLSLSYQYSMSKRTTLDVSYVELRNERNGRYNFWLGGIGGGSQLAPADAGARARMVYAGIKHQF, translated from the coding sequence ATGTTCAAACTGACCCGTGCCGCGGCGCTGGCAGCGCTTTGCGGCGCGCCCGCGATCGCCACCGCCCAAGGCTCCATGCAGATCGGCGGCCAACTGAAGCTCGGCCTCGACATGACCTCGATCAGCGGCGCCGCCCAGCCCGGCGGTACGGCCGCCCATGCCTATCGGGAATCCAACAACACCAGCTTCTGGTTCATCGACGGGAAGGAGCAGTTGGCGCCCGGACTCAAGGCGCTGTATCACCTCGAATGGGACTTTGCGGCCGACACCGGCGTGCAGGGTTCCGGTCGCGCCTTCTATGTCGGATTCGACGAGGAACGCTTCGGGCGCCTGCAGCTTGGCCGCCAGACGGTCTACTTCAGCCACCACTGGTTCATCAACGATACCCATGGCGCCTTCGATGCCGCGCCCAACGCCGCGAATTCGCTCAACGTGCTGGGCACCATCAACGGCGCGTACTTCGCCGGCAACTACCTGAACAACACGGTGCGCTACGAGTTGCCAAATCTCGGCGGATTTTCGGGCATGGCCTCGTATTCGTTCGACGCCGAGCAGCCCGGCAACGGCCGCAACCATACGTGGTACCTCAGTCCCACATACACGAACGGTGGCTTCAAGGCTGGCTATTTCCACATGCAGCGCAGCAGTCAGGGAACGCTGCCGCTGCAAACCGTCGGCAGTCTCGACCAGATGGGCGACAAGCTCGCCATCGGGTACACGTGGAATGGCCTGCGCCTCGGCGTCGTGGTCGACCGCAACCAGGTCAAGAACACGACGTCTGACTCGCGGCAGTACCGCTTCGCCTACGCAGTGCCGCTCGGCTACAGCTTTGGCCCGCATCTCGTCCAGTTGACCTGGGGCCAGGCGTTCTCCGTCCACCAGGACGGCAGGACACTCGACGACACCGGCGCGAAGATGCTCTCGCTGAGCTATCAATACAGCATGAGCAAGCGCACGACGCTGGACGTCTCTTACGTCGAACTGCGCAACGAGCGCAATGGCCGCTACAACTTCTGGCTCGGTGGCATCGGCGGCGGCTCGCAACTGGCGCCCGCCGACGCCGGCGCACGCGCGCGGATGGTCTACGCGGGGATCAAGCACCAGTTCTGA
- a CDS encoding carotenoid oxygenase family protein, translating to MKNIAFQAKPTIVWPNENPYLNDAWRPVDTEWTATSPDLEIIGEIPRDLSGLYVRNGHNPVHESIGRYHPYDGDGMIHAMAFHGGKVQYRNRWVRTIGFLAEQAAGKSLWPGIIEPRRAALRGWGSIGAMKDNAGTDIIVHGGKILVAMSQCSEPYRLDPLSLETTGVEPNWARTLFPLGICSHFKVDEHTGHMTFFNFGETPPYMNYGVIDRDNNLIHYEPIELPGPRWPHDLGMTENYCVLHDLPLFFDPDRLRQGSHRLSFWRDVPARFGVIPRFGTNADVRWFEAEPCYVLHLSNTYEDGDEIVMDGCIQSNPIPDLSGLPSEGYARLKAMLDLHAQKARMHRWRFNLRTGETREEDLDDQVTEFPMVNGLHNGRSYRYSYNAIPTKGFWLLNGLKKYDFVTGKTQTYMLPPGCYLSEAPFAQRRGATEEDDGYLVTFLTNVNTGKGECAIFDARDITKGPVARIVLPQQVPTGAHAFWATPAMLPGFEAGFETALQR from the coding sequence ATGAAGAACATCGCATTCCAGGCCAAGCCCACCATCGTCTGGCCGAACGAGAACCCTTACCTCAACGACGCCTGGCGCCCAGTGGATACCGAGTGGACCGCCACCTCGCCCGACCTCGAGATCATCGGCGAGATCCCGCGCGACCTGAGCGGCCTCTACGTGCGCAACGGCCATAACCCAGTGCACGAGTCGATCGGCCGCTACCACCCCTACGACGGCGACGGCATGATTCACGCCATGGCTTTCCACGGGGGCAAGGTCCAGTACCGCAACCGCTGGGTCCGCACCATCGGCTTCCTCGCCGAGCAGGCCGCGGGCAAGTCCCTGTGGCCTGGCATCATCGAGCCGCGCCGGGCGGCATTGCGCGGCTGGGGCTCGATCGGCGCGATGAAGGACAACGCCGGGACCGACATCATCGTCCACGGCGGCAAGATCCTCGTGGCCATGTCGCAATGCTCGGAGCCGTACCGACTCGATCCGCTCAGCCTGGAAACTACCGGAGTCGAGCCGAACTGGGCACGCACGCTGTTTCCACTCGGCATCTGCTCGCACTTCAAGGTGGACGAGCACACCGGCCATATGACGTTCTTCAACTTCGGCGAAACGCCGCCGTATATGAACTACGGCGTGATCGATCGCGACAACAATCTCATCCATTACGAGCCCATCGAACTGCCCGGCCCGCGCTGGCCGCACGACCTCGGCATGACCGAGAACTACTGCGTGCTGCATGACTTGCCGCTTTTCTTTGACCCCGATCGCCTGCGCCAGGGATCGCACCGGCTCAGTTTCTGGCGCGACGTGCCGGCGCGCTTCGGCGTCATCCCCCGCTTCGGCACCAATGCCGACGTGCGCTGGTTCGAGGCCGAGCCCTGCTACGTGCTGCACCTGTCCAACACGTACGAGGACGGCGACGAGATCGTGATGGACGGCTGCATCCAAAGCAACCCCATTCCCGACTTGTCCGGTCTGCCATCCGAAGGCTACGCACGCCTGAAAGCCATGCTCGACCTGCACGCACAGAAGGCGCGCATGCATCGCTGGCGCTTCAACCTGCGCACCGGCGAAACGCGCGAAGAAGATCTCGACGACCAGGTGACGGAATTCCCGATGGTCAATGGCCTGCACAACGGGCGCTCCTATCGCTACAGCTACAACGCGATCCCGACCAAGGGCTTCTGGCTGCTCAATGGGTTGAAGAAATACGATTTCGTCACCGGCAAGACCCAGACGTACATGCTGCCACCGGGCTGCTACCTGAGCGAGGCGCCTTTCGCCCAACGCCGCGGCGCCACGGAGGAGGACGACGGCTACCTCGTCACCTTCCTCACGAACGTCAACACCGGCAAGGGGGAGTGCGCGATCTTCGACGCGCGGGACATCACGAAGGGGCCGGTGGCGCGGATCGTGCTACCGCAGCAGGTACCCACTGGCGCCCATGCATTCTGGGCCACCCCTGCCATGCTGCCCGGGTTCGAAGCCGGCTTCGAAACGGCCCTGCAGCGGTAG